From Phenylobacterium immobile (ATCC 35973), a single genomic window includes:
- a CDS encoding aromatic ring-hydroxylating oxygenase subunit alpha, with protein MLYETQGPFRSLVDVQAGTVDRSIYADEAIYQLELERIFARAWNFMCHETQIPKAGDFFLSFIGEESVIATRDKKGELQVLLNSCRHRGNAVCRAEEGNARSFLCTYHGWTYGLDGQLIGVPGYKG; from the coding sequence ATGCTTTATGAAACCCAAGGGCCCTTTCGCAGTCTGGTGGATGTTCAGGCCGGGACGGTCGATCGCTCGATCTATGCGGACGAAGCCATCTATCAACTTGAGCTCGAGCGGATCTTCGCCCGCGCCTGGAATTTCATGTGCCATGAGACGCAGATTCCGAAGGCCGGCGACTTCTTCCTGAGCTTCATCGGTGAAGAGAGCGTCATCGCCACCCGCGACAAGAAGGGTGAGCTGCAGGTCCTGCTGAACAGCTGCCGCCACCGTGGCAATGCGGTGTGCCGGGCGGAAGAGGGCAACGCCCGGTCCTTCCTCTGCACCTACCACGGCTGGACCTACGGCCTCGACGGCCAGTTGATCGGCGTGCCCGGCTACAAGGGGTGA
- a CDS encoding recombinase family protein: MALIGYARVSTADQKLSLQLDALNTAGCDRIFDDHASGAKADRPGLTEALAYLRPGDTLVVWKLDRLGRSMSHLIEKVGELAARGIGFRSLTENIDTTTSGGMLVFNIFGSLAQFERDLIRERTHAGLKAARERGNKGGRRPVVTPDKLRKARAHIAAGLTVREAAARLKIGKTALYKALENA, from the coding sequence GTGGCGCTGATCGGCTATGCGCGCGTCTCGACCGCAGACCAGAAGCTGTCGCTCCAGCTTGACGCGCTGAACACTGCCGGGTGCGACCGTATATTCGACGATCACGCATCCGGGGCAAAAGCCGATCGGCCTGGCCTAACCGAAGCGCTCGCCTATTTGCGCCCCGGCGACACGCTGGTGGTCTGGAAACTCGACCGCCTCGGCCGCTCGATGAGCCACCTGATCGAGAAGGTCGGCGAGCTTGCGGCGCGCGGCATCGGGTTCCGCTCACTCACCGAGAATATCGACACCACCACTTCGGGCGGCATGCTGGTGTTCAACATCTTCGGCTCGCTGGCCCAATTCGAGCGTGACCTGATCCGTGAACGCACTCATGCCGGCCTCAAGGCCGCACGCGAGCGGGGCAACAAGGGTGGTCGCCGGCCTGTCGTTACCCCCGACAAACTACGTAAAGCGCGGGCGCATATCGCAGCGGGCCTCACTGTTCGTGAGGCGGCGGCCCGGCTCAAGATCGGCAAAACCGCCCTATACAAGGCTCTGGAAAACGCGTGA
- a CDS encoding SDR family NAD(P)-dependent oxidoreductase, with protein sequence MKPLAIKNSWVLVTGASTGLGRASALRLAASYQAKPLIVGRRLDNLRELQTEIDERFNVPCEIIVADQREIEGREKIAAKVAELQVTAALLVAGMTSVGSFDAGRADTYAEVIETNILGFTDLLARLIAIFREQPFESSVIAVSSLAGETSVPFQAVYGASKAYVSTLMRALSVELAGTGVSVGSFAPGGIDTDMAALSDLKWGRLGLMDVDRCAAHAVHALVYRQSFAIPGMGNQLTYLASRVLPRSLVNRIAALPYRRP encoded by the coding sequence GTGAAACCGCTGGCGATCAAGAACTCGTGGGTGCTGGTCACAGGGGCTTCGACCGGTTTGGGCAGAGCGTCCGCCCTCCGCTTGGCGGCATCGTACCAGGCCAAGCCCCTGATTGTTGGACGAAGGCTCGACAACTTGCGGGAGCTACAGACCGAAATTGACGAGCGGTTCAATGTGCCGTGCGAGATTATAGTGGCTGATCAACGTGAAATCGAGGGCAGGGAGAAAATCGCGGCTAAGGTTGCAGAATTGCAAGTAACAGCCGCTTTGTTGGTTGCCGGAATGACGAGCGTTGGTTCATTTGATGCAGGCCGTGCCGACACTTATGCCGAGGTAATTGAAACAAACATACTCGGTTTCACGGATTTGCTGGCTCGCCTGATTGCGATTTTCAGGGAGCAGCCGTTTGAATCCTCAGTAATCGCCGTGTCGAGCCTGGCGGGCGAAACATCCGTGCCCTTCCAAGCGGTCTACGGCGCGTCGAAAGCCTATGTGAGCACCCTCATGCGAGCGCTTTCCGTGGAGCTTGCCGGGACGGGAGTGAGTGTTGGATCTTTTGCACCCGGTGGAATCGACACAGACATGGCTGCCCTCAGCGATTTGAAGTGGGGGAGGTTGGGTTTGATGGACGTTGACCGGTGCGCGGCCCATGCAGTCCACGCTCTGGTTTATCGGCAATCCTTCGCCATACCGGGGATGGGCAACCAGCTCACATATTTGGCGAGCAGGGTTCTACCTCGATCGTTGGTCAATCGGATTGCCGCCCTCCCATATCGGCGCCCGTAG
- a CDS encoding Tn3 family transposase produces the protein MARRRLVSLEIWARHYGAPLDEREIARHYTLTSDDLEIVGRRRGDATRLGYAMLMLYMRWPGRALEAGEVPPAPVLAYVAQQLGVAPAAFADYAHRDQTRREHLVEIRRSHGFRIFDRNAFREVVAFSVPIAQTIIHPGQMADVIVDELRRLQILLPSPSILEAVLRRARQQAEQLTYEVLTNGLLPDTLQGLDDLLARRPGQVATWLSWMRNAPQSPAARNILRLIERLAYIRALGLDRARADMIPALTFDRLADEGSRITPQHLGELNALRRHATLAATGIRLEESLTDATLTMFDKLLGSMARRAENRTRDKALKTVRELQGHLRTLTGSCRLLIDARSKGVDSLAQIEALDWQHFAVAVEQAEVLGRPETVDRTAELIERHRTVKLFVGAFLNAFEFRGAGAVQGLLSALAIIAELYRTGKRRLPDRVPLRFVPPAWRPFVLRDGIVDRAAYELCALSQLRERLRAGDIWVAGSRQFRDFDSYLIPPATFAALREKGPLPLAIETDFERHIEERRTRLDTAIEQVTVLARQGELPQVKLDENGLIISPLKAATPPATEIARRAAYDRLPRVKITDLLLEVDAWTGFSECFIHRRSGREADDRNALLTVILADGINLGLTRMAETCRGASLRQLAHLHDWHISEAAYGEALGRLIDAHRAMPLAALWGDGTTSSSDGQQFHAGGRGAAIGDINARSGNEPGVAFYTHVSDRYDPFASRVIAATAGEAPYVLDGLLYHQTGLTIEEHYTDTGGASDHVFGLMPFFGYRFAPRLRDIKERRLHLLPGQESGPLLAGMTAEPIALGHVAAHWDELLRFATSIRTGTVTASAMLRRLSAYPRQNGLALALRELGRLERSIFMLDWLRDIDLRRRTQAGLNKGEARNALARALFFNQLGELRDRRFENQTYRASGLNLLVAAIILWNTRYLEMALADIGTADEIARHIAPLGWEHISLTGDYSWNVEDQPDPDALRPLRAVNSLLAA, from the coding sequence TTGGCGAGACGGCGACTGGTGAGCCTGGAAATCTGGGCGAGGCATTATGGCGCGCCGCTCGATGAGCGCGAGATCGCGCGTCATTATACGCTGACCAGCGACGACCTGGAAATTGTCGGCCGCCGTCGCGGCGATGCCACCCGGCTCGGCTATGCGATGCTCATGCTATATATGAGATGGCCTGGCCGTGCGCTGGAAGCGGGCGAAGTCCCGCCCGCTCCTGTGCTCGCCTATGTGGCGCAGCAACTCGGCGTCGCGCCGGCAGCCTTCGCGGATTATGCCCATCGGGACCAGACCCGTCGCGAGCATCTCGTCGAAATCCGACGATCGCACGGGTTCAGGATTTTTGACCGCAACGCTTTCCGTGAAGTTGTCGCCTTCTCGGTCCCAATCGCGCAGACCATCATACACCCCGGCCAGATGGCAGACGTCATCGTCGATGAACTCCGGCGCCTGCAGATCCTCCTGCCTTCTCCGTCGATTCTCGAAGCGGTGCTGCGGCGGGCGCGCCAGCAAGCCGAACAGCTTACCTATGAAGTGCTCACGAATGGCCTGCTGCCTGACACCCTTCAGGGCCTGGACGATTTGCTGGCCCGACGACCGGGGCAGGTCGCGACATGGCTATCCTGGATGCGCAATGCGCCACAATCGCCGGCAGCGCGCAACATCCTGCGCCTGATCGAACGGCTCGCCTATATCCGCGCGCTGGGCCTCGATCGCGCCCGTGCCGACATGATCCCGGCTTTGACTTTTGACAGGCTGGCGGACGAAGGCAGCCGCATCACACCCCAGCACCTTGGCGAACTCAATGCCCTGCGCCGCCATGCGACGCTGGCGGCAACCGGCATCCGGCTTGAGGAAAGCCTGACCGACGCCACCCTGACGATGTTCGACAAGCTGTTGGGCAGCATGGCGCGCCGCGCCGAGAACCGGACCCGCGACAAAGCCCTCAAGACGGTGCGCGAGTTGCAAGGCCACCTCCGGACGCTCACGGGGTCTTGCCGCCTCCTCATCGACGCGCGCAGCAAGGGCGTGGATTCTCTGGCGCAGATCGAGGCGCTGGACTGGCAGCACTTCGCCGTGGCCGTCGAGCAGGCCGAAGTGCTCGGGCGACCGGAAACCGTCGATCGCACCGCCGAATTGATCGAGCGGCATCGGACGGTGAAGCTCTTTGTCGGCGCTTTTCTCAACGCCTTCGAGTTTCGCGGCGCCGGCGCGGTTCAGGGGCTCCTGTCAGCGCTGGCCATCATCGCGGAGCTATATCGGACCGGCAAACGGCGCTTGCCTGATCGCGTGCCGCTACGCTTTGTGCCGCCCGCATGGCGCCCGTTCGTCCTGCGGGATGGCATCGTTGATCGTGCCGCTTATGAACTATGCGCCTTGTCGCAACTACGCGAGCGGTTGCGAGCCGGGGATATATGGGTCGCGGGAAGCCGGCAGTTTCGCGATTTCGACAGCTATCTCATACCGCCGGCGACCTTTGCGGCGCTGCGCGAGAAGGGGCCGTTGCCGCTCGCCATCGAAACGGATTTCGAGCGCCATATCGAGGAACGGCGCACCAGGCTCGACACGGCGATCGAGCAGGTAACGGTCCTTGCACGGCAAGGGGAGCTGCCCCAGGTTAAGCTTGACGAAAACGGTCTCATCATCTCGCCGCTGAAGGCGGCAACACCGCCCGCCACCGAGATTGCCCGTCGCGCCGCCTATGATCGACTGCCGCGCGTGAAGATCACCGATCTTCTGCTGGAGGTCGATGCCTGGACCGGGTTCAGCGAATGCTTCATCCATCGTCGTTCGGGCCGGGAAGCCGACGATCGCAATGCGCTGCTCACGGTCATCCTCGCCGATGGCATCAATCTCGGCCTCACACGCATGGCGGAAACCTGCCGGGGCGCAAGTCTGCGTCAGCTCGCCCATCTTCACGACTGGCACATCAGCGAAGCCGCCTATGGCGAAGCGTTGGGAAGGCTGATCGACGCCCATCGCGCCATGCCGCTCGCCGCGCTGTGGGGAGACGGCACCACTTCGTCGAGCGACGGACAGCAATTTCATGCCGGGGGCCGTGGGGCCGCGATCGGCGACATCAACGCGCGCAGCGGCAACGAACCAGGCGTTGCCTTCTACACCCATGTCTCGGATCGATATGACCCCTTCGCAAGTCGGGTGATCGCGGCGACCGCTGGCGAAGCGCCCTATGTGCTGGATGGCTTGCTGTATCACCAGACCGGCCTGACGATCGAGGAGCACTACACCGATACGGGCGGGGCATCGGACCATGTGTTCGGCCTCATGCCCTTCTTCGGCTACCGCTTCGCGCCGCGCCTGCGCGACATCAAGGAGCGTCGTTTACACCTCCTTCCCGGCCAAGAATCCGGCCCCTTGCTTGCCGGCATGACGGCCGAACCGATCGCATTGGGTCATGTCGCGGCGCATTGGGACGAACTGCTGCGGTTCGCCACGTCGATCCGCACCGGCACCGTCACTGCTTCGGCAATGCTGCGCCGCTTGTCCGCCTATCCGCGACAGAACGGACTGGCCCTCGCACTACGCGAGCTGGGCCGCCTCGAACGCTCCATTTTCATGCTCGACTGGCTGCGCGACATCGACCTGCGCCGGCGCACCCAGGCGGGCCTCAACAAAGGCGAAGCCCGCAACGCGCTCGCCCGCGCGCTCTTCTTCAACCAGCTCGGCGAACTGCGCGATCGTCGGTTCGAGAACCAGACCTATCGCGCCTCCGGCCTCAACCTGCTCGTCGCCGCCATCATCTTGTGGAACACTCGCTATCTCGAAATGGCGCTGGCGGACATCGGCACAGCCGACGAAATCGCACGCCACATCGCGCCATTGGGCTGGGAGCATATCTCGCTGACCGGTGACTATAGCTGGAATGTTGAAGATCAACCCGATCCGGACGCCTTGCGACCGCTGCGCGCCGTCAACTCCCTACTTGCCGCGTGA
- a CDS encoding aromatic ring-hydroxylating oxygenase subunit alpha, producing MLHEIRGPFRSLVDVKTGLVDRSIYADEGIYQLELERIFARAWNFMCHESMIPKAGDFFLSFIGEESVIATRDKKGELQVLLNSCRHRGNAVCRAEEGNARSFLCTYHGWTYGLDGQLIGVPGYKDFYHEQLDKSQWGLVRAGKVASYKGFVFATMDPEAPDLEEFLGEVGRMGLDLIAEKGEEMVAVKGVQKSVIGCNWKLAVDNLFDFYHPQISHASATMSGFRKQLNKLTTEEMDMAAKAGVLGGGLRPHHRVSMGKYGHAVGGPRITEEMLEARAILGDKLDGLVQDQFRDRPQAQEALGEVGLKQGGHPNIFPNLWMTGYQLSLRLPKGPSATEIWWFTFVPKEETEERKAEIIERANHVFGAAGLLEQDDGENWDQSTRAMKGVVAQRYPLNFGMGVGLAPVQRVAGVSYVDTNVNEHAQLWTYQAWSEWMDAESWAQLGQIATSAPLDGVR from the coding sequence ATGCTTCACGAAATCCGGGGGCCGTTCCGCAGCCTCGTCGATGTCAAGACCGGCCTGGTCGATCGTTCGATCTATGCTGACGAGGGCATTTACCAGCTTGAGTTGGAACGCATCTTCGCCCGAGCGTGGAACTTTATGTGCCACGAAAGCATGATCCCGAAGGCGGGCGACTTCTTCCTGAGCTTCATCGGCGAAGAGAGCGTGATCGCAACCCGCGACAAGAAGGGTGAGCTTCAGGTTCTGCTGAACAGCTGCCGCCACCGCGGCAATGCGGTCTGCCGCGCGGAAGAGGGCAACGCCCGGTCCTTCCTTTGCACCTATCACGGCTGGACCTACGGTCTCGACGGCCAGCTGATCGGCGTCCCCGGCTACAAGGACTTCTACCACGAGCAGCTCGACAAGAGCCAATGGGGCCTCGTCCGCGCCGGGAAGGTCGCCTCCTACAAGGGCTTCGTCTTCGCGACCATGGACCCGGAAGCGCCGGATCTTGAAGAGTTCCTCGGCGAAGTCGGCCGCATGGGCCTCGATCTGATCGCCGAGAAGGGCGAGGAGATGGTGGCGGTCAAGGGCGTCCAAAAGAGCGTCATCGGCTGCAATTGGAAGCTCGCCGTCGACAACCTGTTCGACTTCTACCACCCGCAGATCAGCCACGCCTCAGCCACCATGTCGGGCTTCCGCAAGCAGCTGAACAAGCTGACGACGGAAGAGATGGACATGGCCGCCAAAGCCGGTGTGCTGGGCGGGGGTCTGCGTCCCCACCACCGTGTTTCCATGGGCAAGTACGGCCACGCCGTCGGCGGCCCGCGCATCACCGAAGAGATGCTGGAGGCCCGGGCGATCCTTGGCGACAAGCTGGATGGCCTGGTGCAGGACCAGTTCCGTGATCGCCCGCAGGCGCAGGAAGCGCTCGGCGAGGTCGGCTTGAAGCAGGGCGGCCACCCTAACATCTTCCCGAACCTCTGGATGACCGGCTACCAGCTCTCGCTGCGTCTGCCCAAGGGCCCGAGCGCGACGGAAATCTGGTGGTTCACCTTTGTCCCGAAGGAGGAAACCGAAGAGCGGAAGGCCGAGATCATCGAGCGCGCCAACCATGTCTTCGGCGCGGCCGGCCTGCTCGAACAGGACGACGGTGAGAACTGGGACCAATCGACCCGCGCCATGAAGGGCGTGGTCGCCCAACGCTATCCGCTGAACTTCGGCATGGGCGTGGGTCTGGCCCCCGTGCAGCGGGTGGCGGGCGTCTCCTACGTCGACACCAACGTCAACGAACACGCCCAACTCTGGACCTATCAAGCCTGGTCGGAGTGGATGGACGCCGAAAGCTGGGCGCAGCTGGGGCAGATCGCGACCTCGGCGCCCCTCGACGGCGTTCGGTAA
- a CDS encoding SRPBCC family protein, with the protein MGSYRGFVFATMDPEAPDLEEYLGEVGRMAIDIMAEKGDLEVVGGIQKNLIGCNWKLAVDNLFDFYHPQISHASAAMSGFRRQIENLTPEELEKARKAGVVTGVARPHHRVVFGAYGHAIGGPRLTQEIRDVRRELDGKLSQLEVEKFRDKPEAAAQLGEIGIDVTGHPNIFPNMWLTNGNQVSLRLPRGPSSCEIWWFTFVPKEATPEVRADLVDRAIHVFGAAGLLEQDDGENWDQSTRAMKGPIARRYPLHFGMNVGGGEVKNQGGVSFVDTNINEHAQLWTYQAWSEWMDADSWAALRKDHTRPPEAASAR; encoded by the coding sequence GTGGGCAGCTATCGCGGCTTCGTCTTTGCGACCATGGATCCGGAAGCGCCGGACCTGGAAGAATACCTCGGTGAAGTCGGCCGCATGGCCATCGACATCATGGCTGAGAAAGGCGACCTCGAGGTCGTCGGCGGCATCCAGAAAAACCTGATCGGCTGCAACTGGAAGCTGGCGGTCGACAACCTGTTCGACTTCTATCACCCGCAGATCAGCCACGCCTCGGCGGCCATGTCCGGCTTCCGACGGCAGATCGAGAACCTGACGCCGGAAGAACTGGAAAAGGCTCGCAAGGCCGGCGTCGTCACCGGCGTCGCCCGTCCGCACCACCGGGTGGTCTTCGGCGCTTACGGTCACGCGATCGGCGGCCCGCGCCTGACACAGGAAATTCGCGACGTCCGTCGCGAACTGGACGGTAAGCTGTCCCAGCTTGAAGTTGAGAAGTTCCGCGACAAGCCGGAAGCCGCAGCCCAGCTCGGCGAGATTGGCATCGATGTCACCGGCCACCCGAATATCTTCCCGAACATGTGGCTGACGAACGGCAACCAGGTTTCTCTGCGTTTGCCGCGTGGCCCTAGCAGCTGCGAGATCTGGTGGTTCACCTTCGTCCCGAAAGAAGCGACGCCTGAAGTCCGCGCTGACCTCGTTGATCGCGCGATCCACGTTTTCGGCGCCGCGGGCCTGCTCGAACAGGACGACGGCGAGAACTGGGATCAATCGACCCGGGCCATGAAGGGCCCGATCGCGCGCCGCTATCCTCTGCACTTCGGCATGAACGTTGGTGGCGGCGAGGTGAAGAATCAGGGTGGCGTGAGCTTTGTTGACACAAACATCAACGAGCACGCGCAGCTTTGGACCTATCAAGCGTGGTCGGAATGGATGGACGCCGACAGCTGGGCGGCGCTTCGTAAGGACCATACGCGTCCGCCTGAAGCCGCCTCGGCGCGCTGA